A single genomic interval of Myxosarcina sp. GI1 harbors:
- the lpxC gene encoding UDP-3-O-acyl-N-acetylglucosamine deacetylase, with translation MSKTLKNTVELSGVGLHSGVTTTVRLLPDDRNWGRYFVRVDLPDKPVIRATVDSVSQTTLSTELGNAEAKVRTVEHLLAALAANNIANARIEVDNAELPLLDGSAKIWTEAIAKAEFSTTASTEAIAPSEPIWIREGDAFVAALPAIETRFTYGIDFADYPAIANQWHSWSPGENNFNTEIAPARTFGFAEQIAQLQQAGLIAGGSLDNALVCSQDGWVNPPLRFTNEPARHKLLDLVGDISLLGQFPQAHIIAYKASHKLHVRLAKELALLPNGDRC, from the coding sequence GTGAGCAAGACACTAAAAAATACTGTCGAACTTTCGGGAGTAGGACTGCATTCTGGGGTTACTACCACAGTGCGCCTGTTGCCTGACGATCGCAACTGGGGTCGATATTTCGTCCGAGTCGATCTGCCCGATAAACCCGTAATTCGGGCTACAGTCGACTCAGTTAGCCAAACAACTCTATCTACAGAACTAGGTAACGCCGAGGCAAAAGTAAGAACTGTAGAGCATCTTCTGGCTGCTTTGGCAGCGAATAATATTGCCAATGCCAGAATTGAAGTCGATAATGCAGAGTTGCCTTTATTAGACGGTTCGGCAAAAATTTGGACTGAAGCGATCGCCAAAGCTGAATTTTCTACTACTGCTTCTACTGAAGCAATCGCTCCGAGCGAACCTATTTGGATAAGAGAAGGAGATGCTTTTGTTGCTGCCCTACCCGCTATAGAAACCCGCTTTACCTACGGCATTGACTTTGCCGACTACCCTGCGATCGCCAATCAGTGGCACAGTTGGAGTCCTGGAGAAAACAATTTTAACACCGAAATTGCTCCCGCTCGTACCTTTGGTTTTGCCGAACAAATCGCACAGCTACAGCAGGCAGGTTTAATCGCTGGTGGAAGTTTAGACAATGCCCTGGTTTGCAGTCAAGATGGCTGGGTTAATCCGCCGTTGCGATTTACTAATGAACCAGCCCGTCATAAACTATTAGATTTAGTGGGAGATATTAGTTTGTTGGGACAATTTCCCCAGGCTCACATTATCGCTTATAAAGCCAGTCATAAATTACATGTTCGACTAGCTAAAGAATTAGCCTTACTGCCAAATGGCGATCGCTGCTAA
- the fabZ gene encoding 3-hydroxyacyl-ACP dehydratase FabZ, whose translation MSTATQVNTSKQTFSIQEIHNLLPHRYPFALIDRIIEYVPGKKAVGIKNVTFNEPYFQGHIPNRPIMPGVLMAEAMAQVGGIVLVQLPEMEGKFFAYAGIDKMRFRRPVIPGDRLIMTVELLSLKQKRIAKMQGKAEVEGELAVKGEMLFSLID comes from the coding sequence ATGTCAACTGCCACCCAAGTAAATACGTCCAAACAAACTTTTAGCATTCAAGAAATTCATAATTTACTACCCCATCGCTATCCTTTTGCCCTGATAGATCGGATTATCGAATACGTACCTGGAAAAAAAGCCGTGGGGATTAAAAACGTTACTTTTAACGAACCTTATTTTCAAGGACACATTCCCAACCGCCCGATAATGCCAGGAGTATTGATGGCAGAAGCGATGGCGCAGGTTGGAGGAATTGTTTTAGTGCAGCTACCAGAAATGGAAGGCAAATTTTTTGCCTATGCAGGCATTGATAAAATGCGGTTTCGCCGTCCCGTTATTCCAGGCGATCGTCTAATTATGACTGTAGAACTGCTATCTTTAAAGCAAAAACGTATTGCTAAAATGCAGGGCAAAGCAGAAGTTGAAGGCGAACTTGCCGTTAAAGGAGAAATGTTATTTTCTCTAATCGATTGA
- the lpxA gene encoding acyl-ACP--UDP-N-acetylglucosamine O-acyltransferase: protein MSALIHHTAIIHPHAELDSTVRVAPYAVIGEEVKIGANTTIGSHVVIEGLTEIGADNQIFPGAAIGLEPQDLKYRGANSCVKIGDRNRIREYVTINRATGEGEATVIGNDNLFMAYSHVGHNCAIANEVIIANSVAIAGHVSIDSMAVISGVLGVHQFVHIGRLAMIGGMSRISRDVPPYMLVEGNPARVRSLNLVGLKRRGFSSSQIKQLKQAFRLLYREGLPIDKAIAELDLLADNEHVRYLQDFIRQSSATGRRGAIAGK from the coding sequence TTGAGTGCCTTAATTCATCATACCGCCATCATTCATCCCCATGCCGAACTTGATTCGACAGTTCGAGTAGCTCCCTATGCCGTTATTGGAGAGGAGGTTAAAATAGGTGCAAATACTACAATTGGCAGTCATGTTGTCATCGAGGGATTGACTGAAATTGGTGCCGATAACCAAATTTTTCCTGGGGCAGCAATTGGTTTGGAACCTCAAGATTTAAAATATCGCGGGGCAAATAGCTGCGTCAAAATAGGCGATCGCAACCGCATCCGCGAATATGTAACGATCAATCGCGCTACGGGAGAGGGAGAAGCGACAGTTATCGGTAATGACAACCTATTTATGGCATATTCTCATGTCGGTCACAATTGTGCGATCGCTAATGAAGTAATTATTGCTAACAGTGTGGCGATCGCAGGTCACGTCAGTATCGATTCGATGGCGGTAATTAGCGGTGTGTTGGGCGTTCATCAATTCGTTCATATCGGACGATTGGCAATGATCGGCGGCATGAGCCGCATTAGTCGCGACGTACCTCCCTACATGCTGGTAGAAGGCAATCCCGCCAGGGTGCGATCGCTAAATTTGGTAGGACTTAAAAGAAGGGGCTTTAGTAGCAGCCAAATCAAACAACTCAAACAGGCTTTTCGTCTTCTATATCGTGAAGGTTTGCCTATCGATAAAGCGATCGCCGAACTGGATTTATTAGCAGATAACGAGCATGTTCGTTACTTGCAGGATTTTATCAGACAATCAAGTGCTACAGGAAGAAGGGGAGCGATTGCAGGCAAGTAA
- the fucP gene encoding L-fucose:H+ symporter permease, with protein sequence MRFPFILLIVCFAAWGVAANMTDPLVKVFSKIFTMSTFQAALVQFSYYGAYFCLALPAAFINKRYSYKVGVLTGLGLATVGAFAFYPASLIMTYGLFLAALFILAAGLSILETSANPFVMSMGPEKSATRRLNLAQAFNPLGTNIGVFLAATLILPNLNPATAEQRAAMTSEALRAVRAAELNAVMVPYVGMACVLLVIWLLIAPVKVRESQQASRTDSQSVSFLSTLKRLLANPHYSWGVVAQFFNVAAQTCTWTFTIQYVQEAIGGNEANAGNYLQYSLLVFMSFRFLMTWVMGFIRPTILLTGLALLGNLLCVYAILSPNISGVWAVVFISACLSLMFPTIYGVALYGLGEDTKFGAAGLVMAILGGAVMPLVQGGLLDAFGAAISYIIPAICFLVIAGYGFFNLKTVRGLQI encoded by the coding sequence ATGAGGTTTCCCTTCATCTTGCTGATTGTCTGCTTTGCCGCTTGGGGAGTTGCTGCAAACATGACCGATCCTTTAGTCAAGGTCTTCAGCAAAATTTTTACAATGAGTACATTTCAGGCAGCACTCGTCCAGTTTTCCTACTATGGGGCATACTTTTGTTTGGCACTACCTGCGGCATTTATCAATAAACGGTACTCGTATAAAGTTGGCGTTCTTACTGGTCTGGGTTTGGCAACTGTTGGTGCCTTTGCCTTTTATCCAGCCAGTTTAATTATGACTTATGGCTTGTTTCTGGCTGCTTTATTTATTCTGGCGGCGGGTCTGTCAATTTTGGAAACGTCAGCTAATCCTTTTGTGATGTCTATGGGACCAGAAAAGAGTGCAACTCGTAGACTCAATCTCGCACAAGCATTTAATCCTCTGGGAACTAACATAGGTGTTTTTCTAGCAGCAACTTTGATTCTACCAAATTTAAATCCTGCCACTGCCGAACAGAGAGCGGCTATGACCTCTGAGGCACTTCGGGCTGTTAGGGCAGCAGAACTAAATGCTGTTATGGTTCCTTACGTTGGCATGGCGTGCGTGCTACTTGTAATCTGGCTGCTAATTGCCCCAGTTAAAGTTCGTGAGTCTCAACAGGCTTCAAGAACAGACTCGCAATCGGTTAGTTTTCTTTCGACACTAAAACGGCTACTTGCCAATCCACATTACAGTTGGGGAGTTGTCGCTCAGTTTTTTAATGTTGCAGCACAAACCTGTACCTGGACGTTTACGATTCAGTACGTACAGGAGGCTATAGGTGGTAATGAAGCGAATGCTGGAAACTATCTTCAATACAGTCTCCTGGTTTTTATGAGTTTTCGATTTCTAATGACCTGGGTAATGGGATTTATCCGTCCGACAATTTTATTAACGGGTTTGGCGTTGCTGGGAAATCTGCTTTGTGTCTATGCAATACTCAGTCCCAATATCTCTGGAGTCTGGGCAGTGGTGTTTATCTCAGCTTGTCTATCATTAATGTTTCCGACGATTTACGGAGTTGCTTTATATGGTCTTGGCGAGGATACTAAGTTTGGGGCGGCTGGATTGGTTATGGCGATTCTGGGAGGGGCGGTCATGCCACTGGTTCAGGGAGGGTTGCTAGATGCCTTTGGGGCTGCAATCTCTTACATTATTCCAGCAATTTGTTTCTTAGTTATTGCTGGTTACGGTTTCTTTAACCTCAAAACAGTCAGAGGATTACAAATCTAG
- the ubiE gene encoding bifunctional demethylmenaquinone methyltransferase/2-methoxy-6-polyprenyl-1,4-benzoquinol methylase UbiE — MEATQIQAMFDRIAPVYDRLNDRLSLGMHRIWKQMAVKWSEASPGDTALDICCGSGDLTLKLAKQVSKSGRAIGIDFAGEQLAIAKQRQAYYCPRLPVTWIQGDALDLPFEADYFDCATIGYGLRNVTDIPLCLKELYRVLKPEAKAAILDFHLPSQAYMRAFQQWYLQNIVVPTAKDLGMSKEYAYINPSIERFPTGTEQIKLATKVGFAKATHYPLIGGIMGILVLVK; from the coding sequence ATGGAAGCAACACAAATTCAGGCAATGTTCGATCGCATTGCCCCCGTATACGATCGCCTCAACGATCGCCTAAGTTTGGGAATGCACCGTATTTGGAAACAAATGGCGGTAAAATGGAGCGAGGCTAGCCCTGGGGATACTGCTTTAGATATTTGCTGCGGTAGCGGCGATTTGACTCTAAAATTAGCAAAACAGGTGAGTAAATCGGGACGGGCGATTGGTATTGATTTTGCTGGCGAACAGTTGGCGATCGCCAAACAGCGACAGGCTTACTATTGTCCCCGACTTCCTGTTACCTGGATACAGGGTGACGCGCTCGATCTGCCTTTTGAAGCTGATTATTTTGACTGTGCGACTATTGGCTATGGCTTACGTAACGTAACCGATATTCCCCTGTGTCTTAAAGAACTCTATCGCGTTCTCAAGCCAGAAGCAAAAGCGGCAATTCTCGATTTTCATCTTCCCAGTCAGGCTTATATGCGTGCCTTTCAACAATGGTATTTACAAAATATCGTCGTACCTACAGCAAAAGATCTAGGTATGAGCAAAGAATATGCCTATATCAATCCCAGTATCGAACGATTTCCCACAGGTACAGAACAAATAAAGCTAGCTACTAAAGTTGGTTTTGCCAAAGCTACCCACTATCCTCTAATAGGTGGCATTATGGGAATATTAGTGTTAGTAAAATAA